In Vicugna pacos chromosome 10, VicPac4, whole genome shotgun sequence, the following proteins share a genomic window:
- the MRGPRD gene encoding mas-related G-protein coupled receptor member D encodes MNQTLNSSKTPASNWSGPPGETLGVTTRVLSALTILTCVVGIAGNGMVICLLSFREQRGPFCVYILHLAVADLLFLLCLASELILEASLVANTGHTIYSDHTVHMFPTVLKAFEVLRRMNFLAYTVGLSLLTAISMERCLSVLFPIWYRCHRPQHLSAMVCALLWALAVLLNVIEALFCREFWNLDTQQCFTVDLIFSLLILALFTPVMALSSFILSVRVQRSFQRRRRQPTRLYVAILASVLVFLTCALPLGIYWCLLYWLDRHLWTDIKLSYSIFFSSSVSSGANPIIYFVVGRRRSPGPREALGTVLRRALQEEAELEPGDTPSTGTNQEGV; translated from the coding sequence ATGAACCAGACTCTGAACAGCAGCAAGACCCCAGCATCAAACTGGAGTGGCCCCCCGGGGGAAACACTGGGCGTGACCACCCGGGTGCTGAGCGCGCTGACCATACTCACCTGCGTGGTCGGCATCGCAGGCAATGGCATGGTGATCTGTCTGCTGAGCTTCCGCGAGCAAAGGGGCCCCTTCTGTGTCTACATCCTCCACCTGGCCGTGGCcgacctcctcttcctcctctgtttGGCCTCCGAGCTCATCCTAGAAGCCAGCCTGGTGGCTAACACGGGTCATACAATCTACTCAGACCACACAGTCCACATGTTCCCCACGGTCCTCAAGGCCTTTGAGGTGCTGAGGAGAATGAACTTCTTGGCCTACACGGTGGGCCTGAGCCTGCTGACGGCCATCAGCATGGAGCGCTGCCTCTCAGTCCTCTTTCCCATCTGGTACAGGTGTCACCGGCCGCAGCACCTGTCGGCCATGGTGTGCGCCCTGCTCTGGGCGCTGGCCGTCCTGCTGAATGTGATCGAAGCGTTGTTCTGCAGAGAGTTCTGGAACCTggacacacagcagtgcttcACAGTGGACCTCATCTTCAGCCTCCTCATCCTGGCACTCTTCACACCCGTGATGGCCCTGTCCAGCTTCATCCTCTCCGTGCGGGTGCAGAGAAGCTTCCAGCGGCGCCGGCGGCAGCCCACACGGCTGTATGTGGCCATCCTGGCCTCCGTCCTGGTGTTCCTCACCTGTGCCCTGCCCCTGGGCATCTACTGGTGCCTCCTCTACTGGCTGGACCGGCACCTGTGGACAGACATTAAACTCAGCTACTCCATATTCTTCTCCTCGTCCGTGAGCAGCGGTGCCAACCCCATCATCTACTTCGTGGTGGGCCGTCGGAGGAGCCCGGGCCCGAGGGAGGCCCTGGGGACCGTGCTTCGCAGGGCGCTGCAGGAGGAGGCCGAGCTGGAGCCGGGGGACACGCCCTCCACCGGCACCAACCAGGAGGGGGTCTGA
- the MRGPRF gene encoding mas-related G-protein coupled receptor member F, whose product MAGNCSWEAHPTNRNKMCPGVSEAPELYSRGFLTIEQITMLPPPAVMNYIFLLLCLCGLVGNGLVLWFFGFSIKRSPFSIYFLHLASADVGYLFSKAVFSILNTGGFVGEFADYARAVCRILGLCTFVASVSLLPAISLERCLSVVFPAWYWRRRPKRLSAVVCSLLWTLALLVTSIHNYFCMFLGHQVSGAACRHMDAFLGILLFLVFCPLMVLPCLALVTHVECHARRRQRSAKLNHVILAMVSVFLVSSIYLGIDWFLFWVFQIPAPFPEYVTDLCICINSSAKPVVYFLAGRDKSQRLWEPLRVVFQRALRDGAELGEAGGGTPNTVTLEMQCPSGNAS is encoded by the exons ATGGCTGGAAACTGCTCTTGGGAGGCCCATCCCACCAACAGGAACAAG ATGTGTCCCGGTGTGAGCGAGGCCCCCGAGCTCTACAGCCGTGGCTTCCTGACCATCGAGCAGATCACCATGCTGCCGCCGCCGGCCGTCATGAACTACATCTTCCTGCTTCTCTGTCTGTGCGGCCTGGTGGGCAACGGGCTGGTCCTCTGGTTTTTTGGCTTCTCCATCAAGAGAAGCCCCTTCTCCATCTACTTCCTGCACTTGGCCAGCGCGGACGTCGGCTACCTCTTTAGCAAGGCCGTGTTCTCCATCCTGAACACAGGGGGCTTCGTGGGCGAGTTTGCTGACTACGCCCGCGCCGTGTGCCGGATCCTGGGGCTCTGCACGTTTGTCGCCAGCGTGAGCCTCCTGCCAGCCATCAGCTTGGAGCGCTGCCTGTCGGTCGTCTTCCCCGCCTGGTACTGGCGCCGTCGGCCCAAACGCCTGTCGGCTGTGGTCTGCTCTCTGCTCTGGACCCTGGCGCTCCTGGTCACCAGCATCCACAACTACTTCTGCATGTTCCTGGGCCACCAGGTGTCGGGGGCGGCCTGCAGGCACATGGACGCCTTCCTGGGCATCCTGCTGTTCCTGGTCTTCTGCCCGCTCATGGTACTGCCCTGCCTGGCGCTCGTCACGCACGTGGAGTGCCACGCCCGGCGGCGCCAGCGCTCCGCCAAGCTCAACCACGTCATCCTGGCCATGGTCTCGGTTTTCCTCGTGTCCTCCATCTACTTAGGGATCGACTGGTTCCTCTTCTGGGTCTTTCAGATCCCGGCCCCCTTCCCCGAGTACGTCACCGACCTGTGTATTTGCATCAACAGTAGCGCCAAGCCCGTGGTCTACTTCCTGGCCGGGAGGGACAAGTCGCAGCGGCTGTGGGAGCCCCTCAGAGTGGTCTTCCAGCGGGCCCTGAGAGATGGGGCCGAGCTGGGGGAGGCCGGGGGCGGCACGCCCAACACAGTCACCCTGGAGATGCAGTGCCCCTCGGGGAACGCCTCCTGA